In the genome of Pichia kudriavzevii chromosome 4, complete sequence, one region contains:
- a CDS encoding uncharacterized protein (PKUD0D04220; similar to Saccharomyces cerevisiae YJL072C (PSF2); ancestral locus Anc_1.300): MVLDKRLIERSLSVKEVAFLAEQEPISILPRYTMNGIKLIGRDMKKLKPLQKTDVPLWIALLLKKQHKCNIVIPPWLSVPYLKNKHAEEQRLKDRVTDLPWHWIPTAKLLLEACPDDFIDSPHEIRSLIQDLREVRLLKTRQGFTQIDDDYLELTGLSLMEINEIRPFLLQTMDKLHDLKKVSAEEDVNNAEKGDYSRHNSNHENLNENYNHNININSSFQGNGSRYDSSDVDEELSHNVSANDATLVEQQPAPMPATKRQRVGPRANTSTEAHTNNMASDSDSDSDVEYRR, translated from the coding sequence ATGGTTCTGGATAAAAGGCTTATCGAGAGAAGCCTTTCTGTGAAAGAAGTGGCGTTTCTGGCTGAACAAGAaccaatttcaattcttccaaGGTACACAATGAACGGCATCAAGCTTATTGGGCGAGATATGAAGAAGCTAAAGCCTTTACAAAAAACAGACGTGCCGTTATGGATTGCACTATTATTAAAAAAGCAGCACAAATGTAACATAGTAATCCCCCCATGGCTGAGTGTCccatatttgaagaacaaacaCGCTGAAGAACAGAGGTTAAAAGACCGAGTCACAGATCTTCCTTGGCATTGGATACCTACGGCCAAACTTCTTTTGGAGGCCTGCCCTGACGACTTTATTGACTCTCCACATGAGATTAGGTCATTAATACAAGACTTGCGAGAAGTTCGATTGTTGAAAACACGGCAAGGTTTCACTCAGATAGACGATGATTATTTGGAGCTTACTGGTTTAAGTTTAATGGAAATCAACGAAATAAGGCCCTTCTTATTACAAACTATGGATAAGCTACATGACCTAAAGAAAGTCTCAGCAGAGGAAGATGTAAACAATGCCGAAAAGGGGGATTATTCCAGACACAACTCGAATCATGAAAACCTAAATGAAAATTACAATCATAACATTAACATTAATAGCAGCTTCCAGGGAAATGGCAGCCGGTATGACTCGTCAGATGTAGACGAAGAGCTTTCTCACAATGTTTCTGCAAATGATGCTACTCTTGTGGAGCAACAACCTGCACCAATGCCTGCTACGAAAAGACAAAGAGTTGGACCTCGGGCAAACACAAGCACAGAAGCCCATACAAACAACATGGCTTCAGATTCAGATTCAGATTCAGATGTAGAATATAGGCGCTAA